In one Gadus morhua chromosome 7, gadMor3.0, whole genome shotgun sequence genomic region, the following are encoded:
- the si:ch211-114c12.2 gene encoding serine/arginine repetitive matrix protein 1 isoform X2 has protein sequence MVRPQFGPPRFKSRSYDNDPPFEPREDHFSRRDGPDYTGKAPRSWRGSRGGRGRPPFTKRTPLMAERREPAHGGWRPPHQDSFQSSYSHQDEPHHGHRRPSPSRPNRPLDAQHRPAPHSPPHASPGHRGPSYREGHSDGGHRSPSPWHFNKSPADRRPGSSGPYRGSFRGPNRHPGAPHGEQRNPDHRGHYSPRERPSDHQAHGSKRWGGDREFSHQHNGEYGPPSPQRKPREFQRRNSYPERWSGEQDPRRPRGEVEREGNRPLMDKPQQSHSHPPPYRSPAWKGTPPPPSASSFHSSPRERPGMVLPRKRRLPDLNEPFAGGPPERGPFRLAQTGRPGLLPPPIRFSCSRKRSFPPVRPMFMNPPATGPATPLLPPSMKPTKTKATKPEVKSSSSILASRKERFQADAAPLRNLELRRIKPPKESPSKEESRASKSPKGSDTESEQVESRRSVSTRSCSPPDKPLPSDLVVVSLWQAGSSAKDCSPPRDESPHSSHDLTCETEVPPVKRFSKFHGSRPSLVERTYVDKRPIRPLDAALESNRYDRSFKKPGQVPSQRPFANGPRRMAPPDQPFNVRKPLMVCSHSESFVPQPFPQHRPAFRKSQSIRSKYRNMQVMRHRGPSQQRW, from the exons ATGGTCCGACCTCAGTTTGGTCCACCACGCTTCAAGTCCAG atCCTACGACAATGACCCTCCTTTTGAACCCCGGGAAGACCATTTCAGCCGGAGAGACGGTCCGGACTACACTGGAAAGGCCCCTCGCAGCTGGAGGGGAtccagaggaggcagaggaaggcCCCCCTTCACCAAGCGCACCCCACTAATGGCAGAGCGTAGGGAGCCGGCCCACGGCGGCTGGAGACCTCCGCACCAGGACTCGTTCCAATCATCCTACTCCCACCAAGATGAACCCCACCACGGCCACAGGAGGCCGTCCCCGTCAAGGCCCAACCGGCCCCTCGATGCCCAGCATCGCCCtgccccccacagcccccctcaCGCCTCCCCCGGCCACAGGGGCCCCTCGTACCGTGAGGGCCACTCAGACGGAGGCCACAGGTCCCCCTCGCCCTGGCACTTCAACAAGTCCCCGGCCGACAGGAGGCCGGGGTCCTCTGGTCCGTACCGAGGCTCCTTCAGGGGCCCCAACAGGCACCCCGGGGCCCCCCACGGAGAGCAACGTAACCCAGATCACAGGGGACATTACAGTCCCAGGGAGAGGCCGAGCGATCACCAAGCTCACGGCTCTAAGCGCTGGGGTGGAGACAGAGAATTCTCCCATCAGCACAATGGAGAGTACGGGCCCCCTAGCCCTCAGAGGAAACCCAGGGAGTTTCAAAGGCGAAACTCCTATCCAGAGAG GTGGTCTGGTGAGCAGGACCCCCGGAGGCCACgcggggaggtggagagagaagggaacagACCCCTCATGGATAAGCCTCAGCAAAGCCACTCCCACCCGCCCCCATACAGATCTCCCGCATGGAAAGGAACGCCTCCGCCTCCGTCCGCCTCGTCCTTCCACAGCAGCCCTCGGGAGAGGCCAGGCATGGTGCTACCTCGCAAAAGGAGGTTGCCGGATCTTAACGAGCCCTTCGCCGGGGGGCCGCCAGAGCGCGGCCCCTTCAGGCTGGCCCAGACAGGGCGGCCCGGCCTCTTGCCCCCGCCCATTCGTTTCAGCTGCAGCCGGAAACGCTCATTTCCTCCCGTCCGGCCGATGTTTATGAACCCCCCCGCCacagggccggcgacccccctCCTGCCTCCGTCTATGAAGCCCACCAAGACCAAGGCCACGAAACCCGAGGTCAAGAGCTCCAGCTCCATCCTCGCCAGCCGCAAGGAGCGCTTCCAGGCCGACGCGGCGCCCCTGCGGAACCTGGAGCTCAGGAGGATCAAGCCGCCGAAGGAGTCCCCAAGCAAAGAGGAAAGCCGGGCAAGCAAGTCCCCCAAAGGGTCTGACACGGAGAGCGAACAGGTGGAGTCCCGACGATCTGTGAGCACACGCAG CTGTTCTCCCCCGGACAAGCCTCTGCCGTCAGACCTGGTGgtggtctctctctggcagGCCGGATCCAGCGCCAAAGATTGCTCTCCCCCTAGGGACGAAAGCCCCCATTCCTCCCACG ATCTAACCTGTGAAACAGAGGTCCCTCCTGTCAAGCGCTTCTCCAAGTTTCACGGCTCCAGGCCTTCGCTCGTAGAGCGAACCTACGTAGACAAGAGGCCGATTAG GCCGTTGGATGCTGCACTGGAGAGCAATCGATATGACCGGTCATTCAAGAAACCAGGACAAGTACCAAGCCAG AGGCCTTTTGCCAATGGGCCAAGAAGGATGGCCCCCCCTGATCAGCCGTTCAATGTCAGGAAGCCTCTCATGGTATGCAGTCATTCT GAGAGCTTTGTGCCACAGCCGTTCCCCCAGCACAGGCCGGCCTTCAGGAAAAGTCAGAGCATACGCTCCAAGTACCGCAACATGCAGGTCATGAGGCATCGGGGGCCCAGCCAGCAGCgctggtga
- the si:ch211-114c12.2 gene encoding serine/arginine repetitive matrix protein 1 isoform X4, whose product MVRPQFGPPRFKSRSYDNDPPFEPREDHFSRRDGPDYTGKAPRSWRGSRGGRGRPPFTKRTPLMAERREPAHGGWRPPHQDSFQSSYSHQDEPHHGHRRPSPSRPNRPLDAQHRPAPHSPPHASPGHRGPSYREGHSDGGHRSPSPWHFNKSPADRRPGSSGPYRGSFRGPNRHPGAPHGEQRNPDHRGHYSPRERPSDHQAHGSKRWGGDREFSHQHNGEYGPPSPQRKPREFQRRNSYPERWSGEQDPRRPRGEVEREGNRPLMDKPQQSHSHPPPYRSPAWKGTPPPPSASSFHSSPRERPGMVLPRKRRLPDLNEPFAGGPPERGPFRLAQTGRPGLLPPPIRFSCSRKRSFPPVRPMFMNPPATGPATPLLPPSMKPTKTKATKPEVKSSSSILASRKERFQADAAPLRNLELRRIKPPKESPSKEESRASKSPKGSDTESEQVESRRSVSTRSCSPPDKPLPSDLVVVSLWQAGSSAKDCSPPRDESPHSSHDLTCETEVPPVKRFSKFHGSRPSLVERTYVDKRPIRPLDAALESNRYDRSFKKPGQVPSQRPFANGPRRMAPPDQPFNVRKPLMESFVPQPFPQHRPAFRKSQSIRSKYRNMQVMRHRGPSQQRW is encoded by the exons ATGGTCCGACCTCAGTTTGGTCCACCACGCTTCAAGTCCAG atCCTACGACAATGACCCTCCTTTTGAACCCCGGGAAGACCATTTCAGCCGGAGAGACGGTCCGGACTACACTGGAAAGGCCCCTCGCAGCTGGAGGGGAtccagaggaggcagaggaaggcCCCCCTTCACCAAGCGCACCCCACTAATGGCAGAGCGTAGGGAGCCGGCCCACGGCGGCTGGAGACCTCCGCACCAGGACTCGTTCCAATCATCCTACTCCCACCAAGATGAACCCCACCACGGCCACAGGAGGCCGTCCCCGTCAAGGCCCAACCGGCCCCTCGATGCCCAGCATCGCCCtgccccccacagcccccctcaCGCCTCCCCCGGCCACAGGGGCCCCTCGTACCGTGAGGGCCACTCAGACGGAGGCCACAGGTCCCCCTCGCCCTGGCACTTCAACAAGTCCCCGGCCGACAGGAGGCCGGGGTCCTCTGGTCCGTACCGAGGCTCCTTCAGGGGCCCCAACAGGCACCCCGGGGCCCCCCACGGAGAGCAACGTAACCCAGATCACAGGGGACATTACAGTCCCAGGGAGAGGCCGAGCGATCACCAAGCTCACGGCTCTAAGCGCTGGGGTGGAGACAGAGAATTCTCCCATCAGCACAATGGAGAGTACGGGCCCCCTAGCCCTCAGAGGAAACCCAGGGAGTTTCAAAGGCGAAACTCCTATCCAGAGAG GTGGTCTGGTGAGCAGGACCCCCGGAGGCCACgcggggaggtggagagagaagggaacagACCCCTCATGGATAAGCCTCAGCAAAGCCACTCCCACCCGCCCCCATACAGATCTCCCGCATGGAAAGGAACGCCTCCGCCTCCGTCCGCCTCGTCCTTCCACAGCAGCCCTCGGGAGAGGCCAGGCATGGTGCTACCTCGCAAAAGGAGGTTGCCGGATCTTAACGAGCCCTTCGCCGGGGGGCCGCCAGAGCGCGGCCCCTTCAGGCTGGCCCAGACAGGGCGGCCCGGCCTCTTGCCCCCGCCCATTCGTTTCAGCTGCAGCCGGAAACGCTCATTTCCTCCCGTCCGGCCGATGTTTATGAACCCCCCCGCCacagggccggcgacccccctCCTGCCTCCGTCTATGAAGCCCACCAAGACCAAGGCCACGAAACCCGAGGTCAAGAGCTCCAGCTCCATCCTCGCCAGCCGCAAGGAGCGCTTCCAGGCCGACGCGGCGCCCCTGCGGAACCTGGAGCTCAGGAGGATCAAGCCGCCGAAGGAGTCCCCAAGCAAAGAGGAAAGCCGGGCAAGCAAGTCCCCCAAAGGGTCTGACACGGAGAGCGAACAGGTGGAGTCCCGACGATCTGTGAGCACACGCAG CTGTTCTCCCCCGGACAAGCCTCTGCCGTCAGACCTGGTGgtggtctctctctggcagGCCGGATCCAGCGCCAAAGATTGCTCTCCCCCTAGGGACGAAAGCCCCCATTCCTCCCACG ATCTAACCTGTGAAACAGAGGTCCCTCCTGTCAAGCGCTTCTCCAAGTTTCACGGCTCCAGGCCTTCGCTCGTAGAGCGAACCTACGTAGACAAGAGGCCGATTAG GCCGTTGGATGCTGCACTGGAGAGCAATCGATATGACCGGTCATTCAAGAAACCAGGACAAGTACCAAGCCAG AGGCCTTTTGCCAATGGGCCAAGAAGGATGGCCCCCCCTGATCAGCCGTTCAATGTCAGGAAGCCTCTCATG GAGAGCTTTGTGCCACAGCCGTTCCCCCAGCACAGGCCGGCCTTCAGGAAAAGTCAGAGCATACGCTCCAAGTACCGCAACATGCAGGTCATGAGGCATCGGGGGCCCAGCCAGCAGCgctggtga
- the si:ch211-114c12.2 gene encoding proline-rich extensin-like protein EPR1 isoform X5, which yields MVRPQFGPPRFKSRSYDNDPPFEPREDHFSRRDGPDYTGKAPRSWRGSRGGRGRPPFTKRTPLMAERREPAHGGWRPPHQDSFQSSYSHQDEPHHGHRRPSPSRPNRPLDAQHRPAPHSPPHASPGHRGPSYREGHSDGGHRSPSPWHFNKSPADRRPGSSGPYRGSFRGPNRHPGAPHGEQRNPDHRGHYSPRERPSDHQAHGSKRWGGDREFSHQHNGEYGPPSPQRKPREFQRRNSYPERWSGEQDPRRPRGEVEREGNRPLMDKPQQSHSHPPPYRSPAWKGTPPPPSASSFHSSPRERPGMVLPRKRRLPDLNEPFAGGPPERGPFRLAQTGRPGLLPPPIRFSCSRKRSFPPVRPMFMNPPATGPATPLLPPSMKPTKTKATKPEVKSSSSILASRKERFQADAAPLRNLELRRIKPPKESPSKEESRASKSPKGSDTESEQVESRRSVSTRSCSPPDKPLPSDLVVVSLWQAGSSAKDCSPPRDESPHSSHDLTCETEVPPVKRFSKFHGSRPSLVERTYVDKRPIRPLDAALESNRYDRSFKKPGQVPSQESFVPQPFPQHRPAFRKSQSIRSKYRNMQVMRHRGPSQQRW from the exons ATGGTCCGACCTCAGTTTGGTCCACCACGCTTCAAGTCCAG atCCTACGACAATGACCCTCCTTTTGAACCCCGGGAAGACCATTTCAGCCGGAGAGACGGTCCGGACTACACTGGAAAGGCCCCTCGCAGCTGGAGGGGAtccagaggaggcagaggaaggcCCCCCTTCACCAAGCGCACCCCACTAATGGCAGAGCGTAGGGAGCCGGCCCACGGCGGCTGGAGACCTCCGCACCAGGACTCGTTCCAATCATCCTACTCCCACCAAGATGAACCCCACCACGGCCACAGGAGGCCGTCCCCGTCAAGGCCCAACCGGCCCCTCGATGCCCAGCATCGCCCtgccccccacagcccccctcaCGCCTCCCCCGGCCACAGGGGCCCCTCGTACCGTGAGGGCCACTCAGACGGAGGCCACAGGTCCCCCTCGCCCTGGCACTTCAACAAGTCCCCGGCCGACAGGAGGCCGGGGTCCTCTGGTCCGTACCGAGGCTCCTTCAGGGGCCCCAACAGGCACCCCGGGGCCCCCCACGGAGAGCAACGTAACCCAGATCACAGGGGACATTACAGTCCCAGGGAGAGGCCGAGCGATCACCAAGCTCACGGCTCTAAGCGCTGGGGTGGAGACAGAGAATTCTCCCATCAGCACAATGGAGAGTACGGGCCCCCTAGCCCTCAGAGGAAACCCAGGGAGTTTCAAAGGCGAAACTCCTATCCAGAGAG GTGGTCTGGTGAGCAGGACCCCCGGAGGCCACgcggggaggtggagagagaagggaacagACCCCTCATGGATAAGCCTCAGCAAAGCCACTCCCACCCGCCCCCATACAGATCTCCCGCATGGAAAGGAACGCCTCCGCCTCCGTCCGCCTCGTCCTTCCACAGCAGCCCTCGGGAGAGGCCAGGCATGGTGCTACCTCGCAAAAGGAGGTTGCCGGATCTTAACGAGCCCTTCGCCGGGGGGCCGCCAGAGCGCGGCCCCTTCAGGCTGGCCCAGACAGGGCGGCCCGGCCTCTTGCCCCCGCCCATTCGTTTCAGCTGCAGCCGGAAACGCTCATTTCCTCCCGTCCGGCCGATGTTTATGAACCCCCCCGCCacagggccggcgacccccctCCTGCCTCCGTCTATGAAGCCCACCAAGACCAAGGCCACGAAACCCGAGGTCAAGAGCTCCAGCTCCATCCTCGCCAGCCGCAAGGAGCGCTTCCAGGCCGACGCGGCGCCCCTGCGGAACCTGGAGCTCAGGAGGATCAAGCCGCCGAAGGAGTCCCCAAGCAAAGAGGAAAGCCGGGCAAGCAAGTCCCCCAAAGGGTCTGACACGGAGAGCGAACAGGTGGAGTCCCGACGATCTGTGAGCACACGCAG CTGTTCTCCCCCGGACAAGCCTCTGCCGTCAGACCTGGTGgtggtctctctctggcagGCCGGATCCAGCGCCAAAGATTGCTCTCCCCCTAGGGACGAAAGCCCCCATTCCTCCCACG ATCTAACCTGTGAAACAGAGGTCCCTCCTGTCAAGCGCTTCTCCAAGTTTCACGGCTCCAGGCCTTCGCTCGTAGAGCGAACCTACGTAGACAAGAGGCCGATTAG GCCGTTGGATGCTGCACTGGAGAGCAATCGATATGACCGGTCATTCAAGAAACCAGGACAAGTACCAAGCCAG GAGAGCTTTGTGCCACAGCCGTTCCCCCAGCACAGGCCGGCCTTCAGGAAAAGTCAGAGCATACGCTCCAAGTACCGCAACATGCAGGTCATGAGGCATCGGGGGCCCAGCCAGCAGCgctggtga
- the si:ch211-114c12.2 gene encoding extensin isoform X1 translates to MVRPQFGPPRFKSRSYDNDPPFEPREDHFSRRDGPDYTGKAPRSWRGSRGGRGRPPFTKRTPLMAERREPAHGGWRPPHQDSFQSSYSHQDEPHHGHRRPSPSRPNRPLDAQHRPAPHSPPHASPGHRGPSYREGHSDGGHRSPSPWHFNKSPADRRPGSSGPYRGSFRGPNRHPGAPHGEQRNPDHRGHYSPRERPSDHQAHGSKRWGGDREFSHQHNGEYGPPSPQRKPREFQRRNSYPERWSGEQDPRRPRGEVEREGNRPLMDKPQQSHSHPPPYRSPAWKGTPPPPSASSFHSSPRERPGMVLPRKRRLPDLNEPFAGGPPERGPFRLAQTGRPGLLPPPIRFSCSRKRSFPPVRPMFMNPPATGPATPLLPPSMKPTKTKATKPEVKSSSSILASRKERFQADAAPLRNLELRRIKPPKESPSKEESRASKSPKGSDTESEQVESRRSVSTRSCSPPDKPLPSDLVVVSLWQAGSSAKDCSPPRDESPHSSHDLTCETEVPPVKRFSKFHGSRPSLVERTYVDKRPIRPLDAALESNRYDRSFKKPGQVPSQQRPFANGPRRMAPPDQPFNVRKPLMVCSHSESFVPQPFPQHRPAFRKSQSIRSKYRNMQVMRHRGPSQQRW, encoded by the exons ATGGTCCGACCTCAGTTTGGTCCACCACGCTTCAAGTCCAG atCCTACGACAATGACCCTCCTTTTGAACCCCGGGAAGACCATTTCAGCCGGAGAGACGGTCCGGACTACACTGGAAAGGCCCCTCGCAGCTGGAGGGGAtccagaggaggcagaggaaggcCCCCCTTCACCAAGCGCACCCCACTAATGGCAGAGCGTAGGGAGCCGGCCCACGGCGGCTGGAGACCTCCGCACCAGGACTCGTTCCAATCATCCTACTCCCACCAAGATGAACCCCACCACGGCCACAGGAGGCCGTCCCCGTCAAGGCCCAACCGGCCCCTCGATGCCCAGCATCGCCCtgccccccacagcccccctcaCGCCTCCCCCGGCCACAGGGGCCCCTCGTACCGTGAGGGCCACTCAGACGGAGGCCACAGGTCCCCCTCGCCCTGGCACTTCAACAAGTCCCCGGCCGACAGGAGGCCGGGGTCCTCTGGTCCGTACCGAGGCTCCTTCAGGGGCCCCAACAGGCACCCCGGGGCCCCCCACGGAGAGCAACGTAACCCAGATCACAGGGGACATTACAGTCCCAGGGAGAGGCCGAGCGATCACCAAGCTCACGGCTCTAAGCGCTGGGGTGGAGACAGAGAATTCTCCCATCAGCACAATGGAGAGTACGGGCCCCCTAGCCCTCAGAGGAAACCCAGGGAGTTTCAAAGGCGAAACTCCTATCCAGAGAG GTGGTCTGGTGAGCAGGACCCCCGGAGGCCACgcggggaggtggagagagaagggaacagACCCCTCATGGATAAGCCTCAGCAAAGCCACTCCCACCCGCCCCCATACAGATCTCCCGCATGGAAAGGAACGCCTCCGCCTCCGTCCGCCTCGTCCTTCCACAGCAGCCCTCGGGAGAGGCCAGGCATGGTGCTACCTCGCAAAAGGAGGTTGCCGGATCTTAACGAGCCCTTCGCCGGGGGGCCGCCAGAGCGCGGCCCCTTCAGGCTGGCCCAGACAGGGCGGCCCGGCCTCTTGCCCCCGCCCATTCGTTTCAGCTGCAGCCGGAAACGCTCATTTCCTCCCGTCCGGCCGATGTTTATGAACCCCCCCGCCacagggccggcgacccccctCCTGCCTCCGTCTATGAAGCCCACCAAGACCAAGGCCACGAAACCCGAGGTCAAGAGCTCCAGCTCCATCCTCGCCAGCCGCAAGGAGCGCTTCCAGGCCGACGCGGCGCCCCTGCGGAACCTGGAGCTCAGGAGGATCAAGCCGCCGAAGGAGTCCCCAAGCAAAGAGGAAAGCCGGGCAAGCAAGTCCCCCAAAGGGTCTGACACGGAGAGCGAACAGGTGGAGTCCCGACGATCTGTGAGCACACGCAG CTGTTCTCCCCCGGACAAGCCTCTGCCGTCAGACCTGGTGgtggtctctctctggcagGCCGGATCCAGCGCCAAAGATTGCTCTCCCCCTAGGGACGAAAGCCCCCATTCCTCCCACG ATCTAACCTGTGAAACAGAGGTCCCTCCTGTCAAGCGCTTCTCCAAGTTTCACGGCTCCAGGCCTTCGCTCGTAGAGCGAACCTACGTAGACAAGAGGCCGATTAG GCCGTTGGATGCTGCACTGGAGAGCAATCGATATGACCGGTCATTCAAGAAACCAGGACAAGTACCAAGCCAG CAGAGGCCTTTTGCCAATGGGCCAAGAAGGATGGCCCCCCCTGATCAGCCGTTCAATGTCAGGAAGCCTCTCATGGTATGCAGTCATTCT GAGAGCTTTGTGCCACAGCCGTTCCCCCAGCACAGGCCGGCCTTCAGGAAAAGTCAGAGCATACGCTCCAAGTACCGCAACATGCAGGTCATGAGGCATCGGGGGCCCAGCCAGCAGCgctggtga
- the si:ch211-114c12.2 gene encoding extensin isoform X3, which yields MVRPQFGPPRFKSRSYDNDPPFEPREDHFSRRDGPDYTGKAPRSWRGSRGGRGRPPFTKRTPLMAERREPAHGGWRPPHQDSFQSSYSHQDEPHHGHRRPSPSRPNRPLDAQHRPAPHSPPHASPGHRGPSYREGHSDGGHRSPSPWHFNKSPADRRPGSSGPYRGSFRGPNRHPGAPHGEQRNPDHRGHYSPRERPSDHQAHGSKRWGGDREFSHQHNGEYGPPSPQRKPREFQRRNSYPERWSGEQDPRRPRGEVEREGNRPLMDKPQQSHSHPPPYRSPAWKGTPPPPSASSFHSSPRERPGMVLPRKRRLPDLNEPFAGGPPERGPFRLAQTGRPGLLPPPIRFSCSRKRSFPPVRPMFMNPPATGPATPLLPPSMKPTKTKATKPEVKSSSSILASRKERFQADAAPLRNLELRRIKPPKESPSKEESRASKSPKGSDTESEQVESRRSVSTRSCSPPDKPLPSDLVVVSLWQAGSSAKDCSPPRDESPHSSHDLTCETEVPPVKRFSKFHGSRPSLVERTYVDKRPIRPLDAALESNRYDRSFKKPGQVPSQQRPFANGPRRMAPPDQPFNVRKPLMESFVPQPFPQHRPAFRKSQSIRSKYRNMQVMRHRGPSQQRW from the exons ATGGTCCGACCTCAGTTTGGTCCACCACGCTTCAAGTCCAG atCCTACGACAATGACCCTCCTTTTGAACCCCGGGAAGACCATTTCAGCCGGAGAGACGGTCCGGACTACACTGGAAAGGCCCCTCGCAGCTGGAGGGGAtccagaggaggcagaggaaggcCCCCCTTCACCAAGCGCACCCCACTAATGGCAGAGCGTAGGGAGCCGGCCCACGGCGGCTGGAGACCTCCGCACCAGGACTCGTTCCAATCATCCTACTCCCACCAAGATGAACCCCACCACGGCCACAGGAGGCCGTCCCCGTCAAGGCCCAACCGGCCCCTCGATGCCCAGCATCGCCCtgccccccacagcccccctcaCGCCTCCCCCGGCCACAGGGGCCCCTCGTACCGTGAGGGCCACTCAGACGGAGGCCACAGGTCCCCCTCGCCCTGGCACTTCAACAAGTCCCCGGCCGACAGGAGGCCGGGGTCCTCTGGTCCGTACCGAGGCTCCTTCAGGGGCCCCAACAGGCACCCCGGGGCCCCCCACGGAGAGCAACGTAACCCAGATCACAGGGGACATTACAGTCCCAGGGAGAGGCCGAGCGATCACCAAGCTCACGGCTCTAAGCGCTGGGGTGGAGACAGAGAATTCTCCCATCAGCACAATGGAGAGTACGGGCCCCCTAGCCCTCAGAGGAAACCCAGGGAGTTTCAAAGGCGAAACTCCTATCCAGAGAG GTGGTCTGGTGAGCAGGACCCCCGGAGGCCACgcggggaggtggagagagaagggaacagACCCCTCATGGATAAGCCTCAGCAAAGCCACTCCCACCCGCCCCCATACAGATCTCCCGCATGGAAAGGAACGCCTCCGCCTCCGTCCGCCTCGTCCTTCCACAGCAGCCCTCGGGAGAGGCCAGGCATGGTGCTACCTCGCAAAAGGAGGTTGCCGGATCTTAACGAGCCCTTCGCCGGGGGGCCGCCAGAGCGCGGCCCCTTCAGGCTGGCCCAGACAGGGCGGCCCGGCCTCTTGCCCCCGCCCATTCGTTTCAGCTGCAGCCGGAAACGCTCATTTCCTCCCGTCCGGCCGATGTTTATGAACCCCCCCGCCacagggccggcgacccccctCCTGCCTCCGTCTATGAAGCCCACCAAGACCAAGGCCACGAAACCCGAGGTCAAGAGCTCCAGCTCCATCCTCGCCAGCCGCAAGGAGCGCTTCCAGGCCGACGCGGCGCCCCTGCGGAACCTGGAGCTCAGGAGGATCAAGCCGCCGAAGGAGTCCCCAAGCAAAGAGGAAAGCCGGGCAAGCAAGTCCCCCAAAGGGTCTGACACGGAGAGCGAACAGGTGGAGTCCCGACGATCTGTGAGCACACGCAG CTGTTCTCCCCCGGACAAGCCTCTGCCGTCAGACCTGGTGgtggtctctctctggcagGCCGGATCCAGCGCCAAAGATTGCTCTCCCCCTAGGGACGAAAGCCCCCATTCCTCCCACG ATCTAACCTGTGAAACAGAGGTCCCTCCTGTCAAGCGCTTCTCCAAGTTTCACGGCTCCAGGCCTTCGCTCGTAGAGCGAACCTACGTAGACAAGAGGCCGATTAG GCCGTTGGATGCTGCACTGGAGAGCAATCGATATGACCGGTCATTCAAGAAACCAGGACAAGTACCAAGCCAG CAGAGGCCTTTTGCCAATGGGCCAAGAAGGATGGCCCCCCCTGATCAGCCGTTCAATGTCAGGAAGCCTCTCATG GAGAGCTTTGTGCCACAGCCGTTCCCCCAGCACAGGCCGGCCTTCAGGAAAAGTCAGAGCATACGCTCCAAGTACCGCAACATGCAGGTCATGAGGCATCGGGGGCCCAGCCAGCAGCgctggtga
- the LOC115547688 gene encoding lipase member H yields MYAPTCLLYALVISMWVDKAPGQACDTFTDLDLHHAIVGTEVNVRLLLYSRADPECGRLLLHSAAPPAMNLSLPTTFIIHGFRPTGSPPVWLLPMAELVLEREDRNVVVVDWNYGAANIDYFRSVRNSKDTATNLTAFIRTMQEHGASLDSIHMIGISLGAHISGFVGADLNGSIGRITGLDAAGPMFAGKLPEYRLDRTDAQFVDVIHTDIDALGLREPLGHIDFYPNGGADQLGCPKTILKGVAYFKCDHQRSTFLFMESLNKTCEIRAFPCTTYDDFLDARCTDCTQFGAQGCPIFGYDVVKWKDTLLRLGQTKSFFNTNGAKPYCRTNYRFDVLTWNQEVQWGYITIKLYGKNQSAKATIDHKRLKFEKYTETQLLAQFDGVVETVEKMSVTYSSAIVLGPKHKLRVLQLRLQRIEGSTSLSRSLCRYDLLLKEKEEVTFRPIPCVDSNF; encoded by the exons ATGTACGCTCCGACATGTCTATTGTACGCCTTGGTTATCAGCATGTGGGTGGACAAAG CACCAGGCCAGGCGTGCGACACCTTCACCGACCTCGACCTCCACCACGCCATCGTGGGCACGGAGGTGAATGTCCGCCTGCTGCTCTACTCCCGGGCCGACCCCGAGTGCGGCCGCCTCCTCCTGCACTCGGCGGCCCCCCCCGCCATGAACCTGTCGCTGCCCACCACCTTCATCATCCACGGCTTCCGGCCCACTGGGTCGCCCCCCGTGTGGCTGCTGCCGATGGCGGAGCTGGTCCTGGAGCGCGAGGACCGcaacgtggtggtggtggactggAACTACGGCGCCGCCAACATCGACTACTTCcgatccgtgaggaactcgaaAGACACCGCCACCAACCTCACCGCCTTCATCCGGACCATGCAG GAACATGGTGCCTCGCTCGACTCCATCCACATGATAGGGATCAGCCTGGGAGCGCACATATCTGGCTTCGTAGGAGCTGATCTTAACGGGAGCATCGGAAGAATCACAG ggttggATGCCGCCGGGCCCATGTTCGCTGGGAAGCTCCCAGAATACCGCCTGGACAGAACCGACGCCCAGTTTGTGGACGTCATCCACACGGATATCGACG CTCTTGGACTACGAGAGCCGCTGGGTCACATCGATTTCTATCCCAACGGGGGCGCAGACCAACTCGGCTGTCCAAAAACAATCCTGAAGG GGGTGGCCTATTTCAAGTGTGACCACCAGAGATCAACGTTTCTCTTCATGGAGTCTCTGAACAAGACGTGTGAAATCAGGGCCTTCCCATGCACCACTTACGATGACTTCCTGGATGCCCGCTGCACAGACTGCACTCAGTTCGGCGCACAAGGATGCCCCATATTTG GGTATGACGTAGTAAAGTGGAAGGACACCTTGCTGAGATTGGGACAAACCAAATCTTTCTTCAACACAAACGGCGCGAAACCGTACTGCA GAACCAACTACCGGTTTGACGTCTTAACGTGGAATCAGGAGGTGCAGTGGGGCTACATCACCATCAAACTCTATGGCAAAAACCAGTCAGCTAAAGCCACCATTGACCA TAAGCGGTTGAAGTTTGAGAAGTACACAGAGACTCAGTTGTTGGCGCAGTTTGACGGAGTCGTGGAGACGGTGGAGAAGATGTCCGTCACGTACTCTTCTGCCATCGTTCTCGGCCCGAAGCATAAACTACGGGTTCTCCAACTTCGCCTCCAGCGCATCGAAGGCTCCACCAG TTTATCAAGGTCTCTTTGTCGCTACGACCTCctgctgaaggagaaggaggaggtcaCCTTCAGACCTATCCCCTGTGTGGATTCAAACTTCTGA